One window of the Piliocolobus tephrosceles isolate RC106 chromosome 17, ASM277652v3, whole genome shotgun sequence genome contains the following:
- the TMEM265 gene encoding transmembrane protein 265, with the protein MEDEEKAVEILMGNTEAAHPPSPIRCCWLRLRCLAATSIICGCSCLGVMALVFAIKAEERHKAGRSEEAVRWGARARKFILASFAVWLAVLTLGPLLLWLLSFAIAQAE; encoded by the exons ATGGAGGACGAGGAGAAGGCAGTGGAGATCTTGATGGGCAACACGGAAGCTGCTCATCCTCCATCCCCCATCCGCTGCTGCTGGCTCCGCCTCCGCTGCTTGGCAGCTACTAGCATTATCTGTGGCTGCTCTTGCCTGGGAGTCATGGCTCTGGTGTTTGCCATCAAG GCAGAAGAGCGGCATAAAGCAGGCCGGTCCGAGGAGGCAGTGCGCTGGGGGGCCCGGGCCCGGAAATTCATCCTGGCCAGCTTTGCTGTCTGGCTTGCTGTCCTCACTCTGGGTCCCCTGCTGCTGTGGTTGCTTTCCTTCGCCATCGCTCAGGCTGAGTGA